A section of the Hevea brasiliensis isolate MT/VB/25A 57/8 chromosome 17, ASM3005281v1, whole genome shotgun sequence genome encodes:
- the LOC110655668 gene encoding probable ethanolamine kinase isoform X3, translating to MLLYKPETPRKSRFEILIEGTKMVAERKIWDAMEVAQEARDCCSSDIHSSQLTVDTSLSLSDMSPRLIELCKDLFKKWSRLEDSCFTIETVSGGITNLLLKVSVKEENGNEVSVTVRLYSPNTDYFINRERELQAIKYLSAAGFGAKLLGVFGNGMVQSFINARTLTPADVRKPKLAAEIAKQLRKFHAVEIPGSKEPQLWNDIFKFYENASILRFDDIEKQRKFETILFKEVYDEVVEIKELTGRLNAPMVFSHNDLLSGNLMLNEDEGKLYFIDFEYGSYSYRGFDIGNHFNEYAGYDCDYSLYPSKDEQYHFFRHYLRPDKLDEFLSWT from the exons ATGTTGTTGTATAAACCTGAAACCCCGAGAAAATCGCGTTTTGAGATTTTAATAGAAGGCACGAAAATGGTAGCCGAGCGAAAGATCTGGGACGCTATGGAGGTCGCACAGGAAGCTAGAGACTGTTGCAGCTCTGACATTCATTCTTCGCAACTCACCGTTGACACCTCTCTTTCTCTATCTGATATGTCTCCTCGTCTCAT AGAGTTATGCAAGGATCTGTTCAAGAAATGGTCAAGATTGGAAGATTCTTGCTTCACAATTGAGACGGTTTCTGGTGGTATAACAAATTTAT TGCTTAAGGTATCTGTGAAGGAAGAAAATGGAAATGAGGTATCTGTAACTGTCAGATTATATAGTCCTAACACCGATTATTTTATCAATCGTGAGAGGGAGTTGCAG GCTATCAAATACCTATCAGCAGCTGGATTTGGTGCTAAGTTGCTTGGTGTATTTGGAAATGGCATGGTGCAGTCTTTTATCAATGCACGGACACTAACTCCAGCAG ATGTGAGAAAGCCAAAGCTGGCTGCAGAAATTGCCAAGCAACTTCGTAAATTCCATGCAGTGGAAATTCCAGGTTCTAAAGAACCTCAGTTATGGAATGACATCTTCAAGTTCTATGAGAATG CATCCATTCTTCGATTTGATGATATTGAGAAGCAAAGAAAATTTGAGACAATTTTATTCAAAGAAGTTTATGATGAAGTAGTTGAAATCAAG GAATTGACAGGTCGTCTTAATGCTCCCATGGTTTTTTCTCATAATGACCTGCTTTCGGGGAATCTTATGCTTAATGAAGACGAAG GTAAACTCTACTTCATTGATTTTGAGTACGGTTCCTACAGTTACAGAGGTTTTGACATTGGAAATCACTTCAATGAATATGCGGGTTATGATTGTGACTACAGCTT ATACCCAAGTAAGGATGAACAATATCATTTCTTTAGGCATTATCTACGACCTGACAAACTGGATGAG TTTCTATCTTGGACTTGA
- the LOC110655614 gene encoding mediator of RNA polymerase II transcription subunit 17-like isoform X1, translating into MLLGTLLCLLLFSFSGWGRRCAVCQSLGTASCKGSKILWCFNQVASQFIHWLHEEALKVQIKASCDFLCLSFELGQGEVLSLVARVVPEDAEGCVPWWLATEDGFARGEETSYEHYRWSI; encoded by the exons ATGCTATTGGGTACATTACTCTGTCTCTTGCTCTTTTCCTTTTCTGGTTGGGGACGGAGGTGTGCAG TCTGCCAAAGCCTTGGAACAGCAAGTTGCAAGGGAAGCAAGATTTTATGGTGCTTTAATCAG GTTGCCAGCCAGTTTATTCACTGGCTTCATGAGGAAGCTCTTAAGGTGCAAATAAAAGCAAGCTGTGACTTTCTATGCTTGTCATTTGAGTTAGGGCAGGGTGAAGTACTGAGCCTGGTGGCACGTGTGGTCCCCGAAGATGCTGAAGGGTGCGTGCCGTGGTGGTTAGCAACGGAAGATGGTTTTGCGAGAGGAGAAGAAACTTCATATGAACATTACAGATGGAGCATCTGA
- the LOC110655670 gene encoding uncharacterized protein LOC110655670: protein MSSGSPVGGGYMRQRHSQGYASGGDDLEDDACSRPQPFSPPSPRVRSWAEIVENVLWIASAIFIVYFGDRHSNLIYLLWHDGRIRRLPLYLGMVGAGLNVVIFVYTSMFAWSVRRFDEKWELSSIAALPFVTLLGLISFCLFAFALWPIWSFLTLPLLFTLFMACMVIFPHIMIVTFRQPNDSFRID from the exons ATGTCTAGTGGTTCGCCTGTTGGCGGTGGATATATGAGGCAGAGACATAGCCAAGGCTATGCTTCTGGCGGTGATGATCTTGAGGATGATGCATGCTCTAGGCCACAGCCGTTTTCTCCACCTAGCCCCCGAGTTCGGTCATGGGCTGAGATTGTGGAGAATGTGCTTTGGATTGCCTCCGCAATCTTCATCGTTTACTTTGGTGATAGACACTCGAATTTAATTTATCTCTTGTGGCATGATGGACGAATAAGAAG ATTACCCTTATATCTTGGGATGGTAGGTGCTGGGTTGAATGTGGTTATATTCGTATATACAAGTATGTTTGCGTGGAGTGTCAGGAGATTTGATGAAAAATGGGAGCTGTCAAGTATAGCTGCTTTGCCATTTGTTACCCTATTGGGACTCATCTCGTTTTGCTT GTTTGCCTTTGCTCTATGGCCGATATGGAGTTTCTTGACCCTTCCTCTTCTG TTCACACTGTTCATGGCTTGCATGGTTATCTTTCCCCATATCATGATTGTGACATTCAGGCAGCCAAATGACTCATTCCGTATAGATTAA
- the LOC110655668 gene encoding probable ethanolamine kinase isoform X1 produces the protein MVAERKIWDAMEVAQEARDCCSSDIHSSQLTVDTSLSLSDMSPRLIELCKDLFKKWSRLEDSCFTIETVSGGITNLLLKVSVKEENGNEVSVTVRLYSPNTDYFINRERELQAIKYLSAAGFGAKLLGVFGNGMVQSFINARTLTPADVRKPKLAAEIAKQLRKFHAVEIPGSKEPQLWNDIFKFYENASILRFDDIEKQRKFETILFKEVYDEVVEIKELTGRLNAPMVFSHNDLLSGNLMLNEDEGKLYFIDFEYGSYSYRGFDIGNHFNEYAGYDCDYSLYPSKDEQYHFFRHYLRPDKLDEVSDKDLEALYIETNTFMLASHLFWALWAIIQAKMSPIDFDYLGYFFLRYNEYKKQKEKSCSLARSYLSGCGSG, from the exons ATGGTAGCCGAGCGAAAGATCTGGGACGCTATGGAGGTCGCACAGGAAGCTAGAGACTGTTGCAGCTCTGACATTCATTCTTCGCAACTCACCGTTGACACCTCTCTTTCTCTATCTGATATGTCTCCTCGTCTCAT AGAGTTATGCAAGGATCTGTTCAAGAAATGGTCAAGATTGGAAGATTCTTGCTTCACAATTGAGACGGTTTCTGGTGGTATAACAAATTTAT TGCTTAAGGTATCTGTGAAGGAAGAAAATGGAAATGAGGTATCTGTAACTGTCAGATTATATAGTCCTAACACCGATTATTTTATCAATCGTGAGAGGGAGTTGCAG GCTATCAAATACCTATCAGCAGCTGGATTTGGTGCTAAGTTGCTTGGTGTATTTGGAAATGGCATGGTGCAGTCTTTTATCAATGCACGGACACTAACTCCAGCAG ATGTGAGAAAGCCAAAGCTGGCTGCAGAAATTGCCAAGCAACTTCGTAAATTCCATGCAGTGGAAATTCCAGGTTCTAAAGAACCTCAGTTATGGAATGACATCTTCAAGTTCTATGAGAATG CATCCATTCTTCGATTTGATGATATTGAGAAGCAAAGAAAATTTGAGACAATTTTATTCAAAGAAGTTTATGATGAAGTAGTTGAAATCAAG GAATTGACAGGTCGTCTTAATGCTCCCATGGTTTTTTCTCATAATGACCTGCTTTCGGGGAATCTTATGCTTAATGAAGACGAAG GTAAACTCTACTTCATTGATTTTGAGTACGGTTCCTACAGTTACAGAGGTTTTGACATTGGAAATCACTTCAATGAATATGCGGGTTATGATTGTGACTACAGCTT ATACCCAAGTAAGGATGAACAATATCATTTCTTTAGGCATTATCTACGACCTGACAAACTGGATGAG GTATCTGACAAGGACCTTGAAGCTTTATACATAGAGACAAATACTTTCATGTTAGCTTCGCACTTATTTTGGGCCTTATGGGCAATAATCCAG GCAAAGATGTCTCCAATAGATTTTGATTATCTTGGCTATTTCTTCTTGCGATACAATGAATACAAAAAACAGAAGGAAAAGAGTTGCTCACTGGCACGTTCTTACCTCTCAGGATGTGGGAGTGGATAG
- the LOC110655668 gene encoding probable ethanolamine kinase isoform X2, translating to MVAERKIWDAMEVAQEARDCCSSDIHSSQLTVDTSLSLSDMSPRLIELCKDLFKKWSRLEDSCFTIETVSGGITNLLLKVSVKEENGNEAIKYLSAAGFGAKLLGVFGNGMVQSFINARTLTPADVRKPKLAAEIAKQLRKFHAVEIPGSKEPQLWNDIFKFYENASILRFDDIEKQRKFETILFKEVYDEVVEIKELTGRLNAPMVFSHNDLLSGNLMLNEDEGKLYFIDFEYGSYSYRGFDIGNHFNEYAGYDCDYSLYPSKDEQYHFFRHYLRPDKLDEVSDKDLEALYIETNTFMLASHLFWALWAIIQAKMSPIDFDYLGYFFLRYNEYKKQKEKSCSLARSYLSGCGSG from the exons ATGGTAGCCGAGCGAAAGATCTGGGACGCTATGGAGGTCGCACAGGAAGCTAGAGACTGTTGCAGCTCTGACATTCATTCTTCGCAACTCACCGTTGACACCTCTCTTTCTCTATCTGATATGTCTCCTCGTCTCAT AGAGTTATGCAAGGATCTGTTCAAGAAATGGTCAAGATTGGAAGATTCTTGCTTCACAATTGAGACGGTTTCTGGTGGTATAACAAATTTAT TGCTTAAGGTATCTGTGAAGGAAGAAAATGGAAATGAG GCTATCAAATACCTATCAGCAGCTGGATTTGGTGCTAAGTTGCTTGGTGTATTTGGAAATGGCATGGTGCAGTCTTTTATCAATGCACGGACACTAACTCCAGCAG ATGTGAGAAAGCCAAAGCTGGCTGCAGAAATTGCCAAGCAACTTCGTAAATTCCATGCAGTGGAAATTCCAGGTTCTAAAGAACCTCAGTTATGGAATGACATCTTCAAGTTCTATGAGAATG CATCCATTCTTCGATTTGATGATATTGAGAAGCAAAGAAAATTTGAGACAATTTTATTCAAAGAAGTTTATGATGAAGTAGTTGAAATCAAG GAATTGACAGGTCGTCTTAATGCTCCCATGGTTTTTTCTCATAATGACCTGCTTTCGGGGAATCTTATGCTTAATGAAGACGAAG GTAAACTCTACTTCATTGATTTTGAGTACGGTTCCTACAGTTACAGAGGTTTTGACATTGGAAATCACTTCAATGAATATGCGGGTTATGATTGTGACTACAGCTT ATACCCAAGTAAGGATGAACAATATCATTTCTTTAGGCATTATCTACGACCTGACAAACTGGATGAG GTATCTGACAAGGACCTTGAAGCTTTATACATAGAGACAAATACTTTCATGTTAGCTTCGCACTTATTTTGGGCCTTATGGGCAATAATCCAG GCAAAGATGTCTCCAATAGATTTTGATTATCTTGGCTATTTCTTCTTGCGATACAATGAATACAAAAAACAGAAGGAAAAGAGTTGCTCACTGGCACGTTCTTACCTCTCAGGATGTGGGAGTGGATAG
- the LOC110655614 gene encoding mediator of RNA polymerase II transcription subunit 17-like isoform X2, with protein MLLVCQSLGTASCKGSKILWCFNQVASQFIHWLHEEALKVQIKASCDFLCLSFELGQGEVLSLVARVVPEDAEGCVPWWLATEDGFARGEETSYEHYRWSI; from the exons ATGCTATTGG TCTGCCAAAGCCTTGGAACAGCAAGTTGCAAGGGAAGCAAGATTTTATGGTGCTTTAATCAG GTTGCCAGCCAGTTTATTCACTGGCTTCATGAGGAAGCTCTTAAGGTGCAAATAAAAGCAAGCTGTGACTTTCTATGCTTGTCATTTGAGTTAGGGCAGGGTGAAGTACTGAGCCTGGTGGCACGTGTGGTCCCCGAAGATGCTGAAGGGTGCGTGCCGTGGTGGTTAGCAACGGAAGATGGTTTTGCGAGAGGAGAAGAAACTTCATATGAACATTACAGATGGAGCATCTGA
- the LOC110655669 gene encoding F-box/kelch-repeat protein At1g55270, giving the protein MDRTIQPPLVDTTACLCRVDAGLKTVASAKKYVPGSKLCLQPDIKPSIHPTRSKPSRGDRSRNQSPLLPGLPDDLAIACLIRVPRVEHCKLRLVCKRWYRLLAGNFFYSLRKSLGIAEEWIYVIKRDRDGKISWHAFDPVYQLWQPLPPVPKEYSEALGFGCAVLSGCHLYLFGGKDPLKGSMRRVIFYSARTNKWHRAPDMLRRRHFFGSCVINNCLYVAGGENEGGHRSLRSAEVYDPNKNRWSFISDMSTAMVPFIGVVYEGKWFLKGLGSHRQVLSEVYQPETDNWYPVYDGMVAGWRNPSASLNRRLYALDCKDGCKLRVYDDVTDSWSKHIDSRMHLGNSQALEAAALVPFNGKLCIIRNNMSISLVDVSKSEDLRGATAEHLWETISGKGQFKTLVTNLLSSLAGRNRLRSHIVHCQVLQA; this is encoded by the exons ATGGATAGAACGATTCAACCTCCTCTG GTTGATACCACAGCTTGTCTATGTAGAGTAGATGCAGGCCTCAAAACGGTTGCCAGTGCAAAAAAATATGTCCCTGGATCTAAGCTCTGCCTTCAACCAGACATTAAACCATCCATTCATCCTACTAGGAGCAAGCCATCACGTGGTGACAGAAGCCGAAACCAATCTCCTCTGCTTCCAGGACTCCCTGATGATCTTGCTATTGCTTGCCTGATCCGGGTCCCAAGAGTAGAGCACTGTAAGTTACGGCTAGTGTGCAAAAGATGGTATCGTCTTTTGGCTGGAAACTTCTTCTACTCACTTCGGAAAAGCCTTGGAATTGCTGAAGAATGGATATATGTCATCAAGAGAGACCGAGATGGCAAAATCTCATGGCATGCATTTGATCCAGTTTACCAACTCTGGCAGCCCCTTCCCCCTGTCCCAAAGGAATACTCTGAAGCCCTTGGATTTGGCTGTGCAGTCCTCAGTGGCTGTCACCTCTACTTGTTTGGTGGTAAAGACCCTCTAAAAGGATCAATGAGAAGAGTCATATTTTATAGTGCTAGGACAAATAAGTGGCACCGTGCCCCAGACATGCTTCGTCGACGGCATTTTTTTGGTTCATGTGTGATAAACAACTGTTTGTATGTGGCTGGTGGGGAAAATGAGGGGGGCCATCGATCCCTGAGATCAGCAGAAGTTTATGATCCTAACAAGAATAGATGGTCCTTCATTTCAGATATGAGCACAGCAATGGTGCCCTTTATTGGGGTTGTTTACGAGGGCAAGTGGTTCCTGAAGGGGCTGGGATCTCACCGACAGGTTCTAAGCGAAGTCTACCAACCAGAAACTGATAACTGGTACCCTGTTTATGATGGCATGGTTGCAGGCTGGAGAAACCCGAGTGCTTCCTTAAACAGACGCCTCTATGCCTTGGACTGTAAGGATGGCTGCAAACTTAGGGTTTATGATGATGTGACTGATTCATGGAGTAAGCATATTGACAGTAGGATGCATTTGGGGAATTCCCAGGCATTAGAGGCAGCTGCACTTGTTCCATTTAATGGAAAACTCTGCATCATCAGGAATAATATGAGCATATCTTTGGTTGATGTGTCAAAATCTGAGGATTTGAGGGGAGCCACTGCTGAGCATTTATGGGAAACTATATCAGGGAAAGGACAGTTCAAGACCTTGGTCACAAATCTCTTGTCAAGCCTAGCAGGCAGGAACCGACTGAGAAGTCATATCGTGCACTGCCAGGTTCTTCAAGCGTAA